Proteins encoded within one genomic window of Conchiformibius steedae:
- the recG gene encoding ATP-dependent DNA helicase RecG, whose amino-acid sequence MMMLPVRSLPDISATLAQKLEKLHLYQAWDLALHLPLRYEDETRIVSIARAPFGTPCQVEGTVVHCEVVFKPRRQLVAQICDAEGSRLFVRFLNFYPNQQQQLAVGKTVRALGEIRHGFYGAEMIHPKIRAASSTPLADTLTPVYPTVSGLPQTVLRRAVATALAHISREELLPEALLRRLCLPPLYDSLQLLHRPPPDVSPQMLLNGHHPALQRLKFDELLAQQLSMQQARQQRESGSARPIRGNGSLITPFLAALPFTPTAAQQLVCAEIAADLSRSIPMHRLLQGDVGSGKTLVAALAALTALEDAQGFQVAVMAPTEILAEQHYQKFCQWFAPLGIETVLLSGRTRKKAKDTAKAALLSGQTRVAVGTHALFQDDIVFHNLGLAVVDEQHRFGVAQRLALKNKGQDVHQLMMSATPIPRTLAMGFFADLDVSVIDELPPGRTPIRTKLVSHNRRREVEGFVLHTCRQGYQAYWVCPLIEESETLQLQTATDTLAQLQTALPELAIGLLHGRMKAAEKAEVMARFIAGEIQVLVATTVIEVGVDVPNAALMVIEHAERMGLAQLHQLRGRVGRGAAHSTCVLLFAEPLGETSKARLKVIYQHTDGFEIARQDLQIRGPGEFLGARQSGLPMLRFADLENDLPLLEAARIAAAELLAHHPQTAAEHLQRWLGSRAGFLKA is encoded by the coding sequence ATGATGATGCTTCCCGTCCGTTCCCTGCCCGACATCAGCGCGACCCTTGCCCAAAAATTGGAAAAACTGCATCTTTATCAGGCTTGGGATTTGGCATTGCACCTGCCGCTGCGTTATGAAGACGAAACGCGCATTGTATCAATTGCGCGTGCACCGTTTGGCACGCCTTGTCAGGTGGAAGGAACGGTGGTGCATTGCGAAGTGGTGTTCAAACCGCGCCGTCAGCTGGTGGCGCAAATCTGCGATGCGGAAGGCAGCAGGCTGTTTGTGCGTTTTTTAAATTTTTATCCCAACCAGCAACAGCAGTTGGCAGTGGGTAAAACGGTACGCGCTTTGGGGGAAATCAGACACGGGTTTTACGGGGCGGAAATGATACACCCGAAAATCCGCGCTGCCAGCTCTACACCTTTGGCGGATACGCTGACACCCGTGTATCCCACGGTATCGGGTTTGCCGCAAACGGTGCTGCGCCGTGCGGTGGCAACGGCATTGGCACACATCAGCCGCGAAGAACTGTTGCCCGAAGCCCTGTTGCGCCGTTTGTGCCTGCCGCCGCTGTACGACAGTTTGCAACTGCTGCACCGTCCGCCGCCCGATGTGTCGCCGCAAATGCTGTTAAACGGTCATCATCCTGCCTTGCAAAGGCTGAAATTTGACGAATTATTGGCGCAACAGCTTTCCATGCAACAAGCACGCCAGCAGCGCGAAAGCGGTTCGGCGCGTCCGATTCGGGGCAACGGCAGCTTGATTACGCCGTTTTTGGCGGCGTTGCCGTTTACGCCCACAGCGGCGCAACAGCTCGTGTGTGCGGAAATTGCGGCGGATTTGTCGCGCAGCATACCGATGCACCGTTTACTACAAGGCGATGTGGGCAGCGGCAAAACCTTGGTGGCGGCGTTGGCGGCATTAACGGCATTGGAAGACGCGCAAGGCTTTCAAGTGGCAGTAATGGCACCCACCGAAATCCTCGCCGAACAGCATTATCAAAAATTCTGCCAATGGTTTGCGCCTTTGGGGATTGAAACAGTGCTGTTGTCGGGACGCACCCGCAAAAAAGCCAAAGACACTGCAAAAGCGGCTTTGCTGTCGGGGCAAACGCGCGTGGCAGTAGGCACACACGCGCTGTTTCAAGACGATATTGTGTTTCACAATTTGGGCTTGGCGGTGGTGGACGAACAGCACCGTTTTGGCGTGGCACAACGTTTGGCATTAAAAAACAAAGGTCAGGACGTACACCAGCTGATGATGTCTGCCACACCGATTCCGCGCACGCTGGCGATGGGCTTTTTTGCCGATTTGGATGTGTCGGTGATTGACGAATTGCCGCCAGGGCGCACGCCGATACGCACCAAATTGGTCAGCCACAACCGCCGCCGCGAAGTGGAAGGCTTTGTGCTGCATACCTGTCGGCAAGGTTATCAGGCATATTGGGTGTGTCCGCTGATTGAAGAAAGCGAAACCCTGCAACTGCAAACCGCCACCGATACTTTGGCACAACTGCAAACCGCCCTGCCCGAACTCGCCATTGGACTGCTGCACGGTCGCATGAAAGCCGCCGAAAAAGCCGAAGTGATGGCGCGTTTTATTGCGGGCGAAATACAGGTTTTGGTCGCCACCACCGTGATTGAAGTGGGCGTGGACGTACCCAATGCCGCTTTAATGGTGATTGAACACGCCGAGCGCATGGGTTTGGCACAACTGCACCAACTGCGCGGGCGCGTGGGTCGCGGCGCGGCGCACAGCACCTGCGTATTGTTGTTTGCCGAGCCTTTGGGCGAAACTTCAAAAGCACGTTTAAAAGTGATTTACCAACACACAGACGGTTTTGAAATCGCCCGTCAAGACTTGCAGATTCGCGGACCGGGGGAATTTCTGGGCGCACGTCAAAGCGGTTTGCCGATGTTGCGCTTTGCCGATTTGGAAAACGATTTACCATTATTGGAAGCCGCACGCATTGCCGCCGCCGAATTATTGGCACACCACCCCCAAACCGCCGCCGAACACCTGCAACGCTGGTTGGGCAGCCGTGCGGGATTTTTAAAAGCCTGA
- a CDS encoding HI0074 family nucleotidyltransferase substrate-binding subunit, whose translation MSELSIQPLINAVKRLHEGWLRYLQDTDDAQIRDGLIQRFEFTYEISHKILKRYLEYTSANPTQFDGMSFQDLIRTANEQNLLLGDWTDWKQYRDMRARTSHTYDE comes from the coding sequence ATGTCAGAACTTTCTATTCAGCCCCTGATTAATGCCGTTAAGCGCTTGCATGAGGGCTGGTTGCGTTATCTGCAGGATACCGATGATGCCCAAATTCGGGATGGTTTAATTCAGCGTTTTGAGTTTACCTATGAAATTAGCCATAAGATTTTAAAGCGTTATTTGGAATATACTTCCGCCAATCCAACCCAATTTGACGGCATGAGTTTTCAAGACCTTATCCGTACAGCCAACGAACAAAACCTACTATTAGGCGATTGGACGGATTGGAAACAATACCGCGATATGCGCGCCCGAACCAGCCACACTTATGACGAATAA
- a CDS encoding AsmA family protein codes for MLMFYLRYRRGWLKVVLLLAMIPLLLAAGAYAVLYRISGYTFLQQQTAAALAGTQRKANFDADVGRTLFPRPTIVLRHFSLTEADGQTPVLRAKEMRVGLAWRSLLGQPEVEKLVLQDVGALAVRGDNGQWNFSDFLDKPAGNIAVNRVQIANGNLMIQAFGRQIELKNMDYRQSRDDGAHFPYSLRATATHPAWQKLELSAHGQAVWDKGMFTLPDLLVQFDGMENNESFSGSLSGKVRFPNRVFHAEQGKLIFRSNRFASHTDLNIGRMFQQNDHLQIYDVNSVFTGNDEQRRYNGTLTVKQAQLAQGHLLVPQLAADLAAQASGSERLHVDITGAAGWQPEQGFAMPDFKLSTRQEKTGGVPRFVSEWTGGLSLGGMENWQIQAQGSFDRHPAMFELKRDGDNIDGQVELAKLNLGNYLDNFSRHADHPYPAWLKDRLKTNILITINALNVPGLEIFNIRTVLKADEAQAQFSPLIADLYSGHAEGSLSISNSRPTQYTLKQKAESVQIRPLMQDLFRNSSLSGKGKADLNFTTSGSNRRELTENLSGSLNINVENGFWHGISIRELMKAATAEDAAEDGTLALGDDDTKRSTPFDTFELKAKIQNGVSKHRTDGRFSAPAVRMMGKGETNLYSGLMSEDLSIVSNNGRDTLPLRLSGSMDNPSISLNYNKITSGLNTPKEKQQAVTGALKKQWEWIKEQSRKTKQESASEAATPKPW; via the coding sequence ATGTTGATGTTTTACTTGCGTTACCGCCGTGGGTGGTTAAAAGTTGTGCTGTTGCTGGCGATGATTCCGCTGCTGTTGGCGGCGGGGGCGTATGCGGTGCTGTACCGTATTTCGGGCTACACGTTTTTGCAGCAGCAAACGGCGGCGGCGTTGGCAGGTACGCAGCGCAAGGCAAATTTTGATGCCGATGTGGGGCGCACGCTGTTTCCGCGTCCCACCATTGTGCTGCGCCATTTCAGTTTAACCGAAGCAGACGGACAAACCCCTGTATTACGCGCCAAAGAAATGCGCGTGGGTTTGGCATGGCGCAGCTTGCTGGGTCAGCCCGAAGTGGAAAAGCTGGTGTTGCAGGACGTGGGTGCATTGGCGGTGCGCGGCGACAACGGGCAATGGAATTTCAGTGATTTTTTGGATAAACCTGCGGGCAACATCGCGGTAAACCGTGTGCAGATTGCCAATGGCAATTTGATGATACAGGCATTTGGTCGTCAGATTGAATTGAAAAACATGGATTACCGCCAATCGCGTGATGACGGCGCACATTTTCCCTATTCGCTGCGGGCAACGGCAACGCACCCTGCTTGGCAAAAATTGGAATTGTCGGCGCACGGGCAGGCGGTTTGGGATAAGGGTATGTTTACGCTGCCTGATTTGCTGGTGCAGTTTGACGGCATGGAAAACAATGAAAGTTTTTCGGGTAGTTTGTCGGGCAAGGTGCGCTTTCCCAATCGTGTGTTTCACGCCGAGCAGGGCAAGCTGATTTTCCGCAGCAACCGCTTTGCCAGCCACACCGATTTGAACATCGGGCGCATGTTCCAGCAAAACGACCATTTGCAAATTTATGATGTGAATAGCGTGTTTACGGGTAATGACGAGCAACGCCGTTACAACGGTACACTCACAGTAAAACAGGCGCAGTTGGCGCAAGGGCATTTGTTGGTACCGCAGTTGGCGGCGGATTTGGCGGCACAGGCTTCGGGTAGCGAGCGTTTGCATGTGGATATTACGGGCGCGGCGGGTTGGCAACCCGAACAGGGTTTTGCGATGCCTGATTTTAAATTATCCACCCGTCAGGAAAAGACAGGTGGTGTGCCGCGTTTTGTGTCGGAATGGACAGGCGGTTTGTCTTTGGGCGGCATGGAAAATTGGCAAATTCAGGCGCAGGGTTCGTTTGACCGCCACCCCGCCATGTTTGAATTGAAACGCGATGGCGACAATATTGACGGACAAGTAGAATTGGCAAAACTGAATTTGGGCAATTACTTGGACAATTTCAGCCGTCACGCCGACCACCCCTATCCCGCATGGCTGAAAGACCGTTTGAAAACCAATATTTTAATTACCATCAATGCATTAAATGTACCGGGTTTGGAAATTTTCAATATCCGCACCGTATTAAAAGCCGATGAAGCACAGGCGCAGTTTTCGCCGCTGATTGCCGATTTGTACAGCGGGCACGCCGAAGGCAGTTTGAGCATCAGCAACAGCCGTCCCACCCAATACACTTTGAAACAAAAAGCTGAATCGGTGCAAATCCGTCCGTTGATGCAGGATTTGTTCCGCAACAGCAGCTTGAGCGGCAAAGGTAAAGCCGATTTGAACTTTACCACCAGCGGCAGCAACCGCCGCGAACTGACCGAAAACCTGTCGGGCAGCTTAAACATCAATGTGGAAAACGGTTTTTGGCACGGTATCAGCATCCGCGAACTGATGAAAGCCGCCACCGCCGAAGATGCTGCCGAAGACGGCACATTGGCATTGGGCGATGACGACACCAAACGTTCCACCCCATTTGATACCTTTGAACTAAAAGCAAAAATTCAAAACGGCGTAAGCAAGCACCGCACAGACGGACGCTTTAGCGCCCCCGCCGTGCGCATGATGGGGAAAGGCGAAACCAATTTGTACAGCGGTTTGATGAGCGAAGATTTGAGCATTGTCAGCAACAACGGGCGCGACACCCTGCCGCTGCGCTTGTCAGGTAGTATGGACAACCCATCTATCAGCTTGAATTACAATAAAATTACTTCAGGCTTAAACACCCCCAAAGAAAAACAACAAGCCGTAACAGGCGCGTTGAAAAAACAATGGGAATGGATTAAAGAGCAAAGCCGCAAAACCAAACAGGAAAGCGCGTCTGAGGCCGCCACCCCCAAACCCTGGTGA
- a CDS encoding nucleotidyltransferase domain-containing protein has product MSIPSEQLQIVQSILQKHVPQRSVLAFGSRVQGNAKPYSDLDFAILGNEPLSIAEHADLTSDAVANRSKYFAKTHPAT; this is encoded by the coding sequence TTGTCTATACCTTCCGAGCAGTTGCAAATCGTTCAAAGTATTTTGCAAAAACACGTTCCGCAACGTAGTGTGTTGGCATTTGGTTCGCGGGTTCAAGGCAATGCCAAGCCTTATTCTGATTTGGATTTTGCAATATTGGGCAATGAGCCGTTATCTATTGCCGAACACGCGGATTTAACAAGCGATGCAGTTGCAAATCGTTCAAAGTATTTTGCAAAAACACATCCCGCAACGTAG
- a CDS encoding CYTH domain-containing protein yields MHTLEIERRFLLADDSWRSSAGEPQRLYQGYISVEKERTVRVRIVGERAWLTLKGYVSDISRSEYEYPIPVADARAMLADLCLFTVEKNRYRVAHGGWVYEIDEFFGDNAPLVLAELELPAENTPFVPPPWLGREITADGRFTNAYLSRHPYGTWGANGI; encoded by the coding sequence ATGCACACTTTGGAAATTGAAAGACGTTTTTTATTGGCAGACGACAGCTGGCGCAGCAGCGCGGGCGAGCCGCAACGCTTGTATCAGGGCTATATCAGCGTGGAAAAAGAACGCACCGTGCGCGTGCGTATCGTAGGCGAACGCGCTTGGCTGACCTTAAAAGGCTATGTGTCGGACATCAGCCGCAGCGAGTATGAATATCCGATTCCTGTGGCAGATGCGCGGGCGATGTTGGCGGATTTGTGCCTGTTTACGGTGGAAAAAAACCGTTATCGGGTGGCGCATGGCGGTTGGGTGTATGAAATTGATGAGTTTTTTGGCGACAACGCGCCTTTGGTGTTGGCAGAATTGGAATTGCCCGCCGAAAACACGCCGTTTGTGCCGCCACCGTGGCTGGGGCGCGAAATCACTGCAGACGGGCGTTTTACCAATGCGTATTTGAGCCGTCATCCTTACGGCACTTGGGGCGCAAACGGTATCTGA
- the pheS gene encoding phenylalanine--tRNA ligase subunit alpha, producing the protein MNANHITDNGVAEIAAAADHNALELVKARYLGKTGELNVLLKQLGQMSPEERKSAGAHINECKTRFQEAYNAKRQALDEAKLQARLAAEALDVSLPARERDHGGLHPVTLTLQRVVELFHGMGFDVADGPEIEDDFHNFQALNIPQNHPARAMQDTFYVENGDVLRTHTSPIQIRYMLDKKNPPIRIIAPGRVYRVDSDATHSPMFHQAEGLWVEEGVSFADLKAVFTEFIRRFFERDDLQVRFRPSFFPFTEPSAEIDIMADNGKWLEVGGCGMVHPNVLQNVNIDPEKYTGFAFGIGLDRFAMLRYGVNDLRLFFENDLSFLGQFR; encoded by the coding sequence ATGAACGCCAACCACATTACCGACAACGGCGTGGCAGAAATCGCCGCCGCCGCCGACCACAACGCCCTTGAACTGGTTAAAGCCCGCTATTTGGGCAAAACAGGCGAACTGAATGTTTTGCTCAAACAACTGGGACAAATGTCGCCCGAAGAGCGCAAAAGCGCAGGCGCACACATCAACGAATGCAAAACCCGTTTCCAAGAAGCCTACAACGCCAAACGCCAAGCCCTAGACGAAGCCAAATTACAGGCGCGTTTGGCTGCCGAAGCGCTGGATGTCAGCCTGCCTGCGCGTGAGCGCGACCACGGCGGACTGCACCCCGTTACCCTTACGCTTCAGCGCGTAGTCGAGCTGTTTCACGGCATGGGTTTTGATGTGGCGGATGGTCCTGAAATTGAAGACGATTTCCACAACTTCCAAGCCCTGAATATCCCGCAAAACCATCCTGCCCGCGCCATGCAGGACACCTTTTATGTGGAAAACGGCGATGTGCTGCGTACCCACACCTCGCCCATTCAAATCCGCTATATGCTGGACAAAAAAAATCCGCCTATCCGCATTATTGCCCCTGGGCGCGTGTACCGTGTGGACAGCGATGCCACCCATTCGCCCATGTTCCACCAAGCTGAAGGTCTGTGGGTGGAAGAGGGCGTGAGCTTTGCCGATTTAAAAGCCGTGTTTACTGAATTTATTCGCCGCTTTTTTGAACGCGATGATTTGCAAGTGCGTTTCCGTCCGTCTTTTTTCCCGTTTACCGAGCCTTCCGCCGAAATTGACATTATGGCGGACAACGGCAAATGGCTGGAAGTGGGCGGCTGCGGCATGGTGCATCCCAATGTGTTACAAAATGTGAATATTGACCCTGAAAAATACACGGGCTTTGCTTTTGGCATCGGTTTGGACCGTTTTGCCATGCTGCGCTATGGTGTAAATGATTTAAGGCTGTTTTTTGAGAATGACTTGAGTTTTTTGGGGCAGTTCCGATAA
- a CDS encoding DUF4291 domain-containing protein yields the protein MNQNSNLMPNGVPVRQIRAVYDNDTIRVYQAYSDAIADTALANGRFVSPLFKMTRMTWIKPSFLWMMYRAGWGLKDAGQKRILAIDIRRDGFEWALAHAIGSRKPDNMDAAQWQYAKETHPVRIQWDPERDIHLQPLPYRAIQIGLTGEAVQHYVNDWIVSINEVTDTAHRIRDLVVQGETAAAAALLPVECEYPYINLR from the coding sequence ATGAACCAGAATAGTAATTTAATGCCAAACGGTGTGCCTGTCCGCCAAATCCGTGCCGTATATGACAACGATACCATCCGCGTTTATCAGGCATATAGCGATGCCATTGCCGATACGGCTTTGGCGAACGGACGTTTTGTATCGCCACTGTTTAAAATGACGCGGATGACTTGGATTAAGCCCTCGTTTTTATGGATGATGTACCGTGCGGGCTGGGGTTTGAAAGATGCAGGGCAAAAACGTATTTTGGCAATCGATATCCGCCGAGATGGTTTTGAATGGGCGTTGGCACACGCGATTGGCAGCCGCAAACCCGATAATATGGATGCAGCGCAATGGCAATACGCCAAAGAAACGCATCCTGTGCGGATACAATGGGACCCCGAACGCGATATTCATTTGCAGCCTTTGCCTTACCGTGCCATTCAAATCGGTTTGACTGGTGAGGCAGTTCAGCATTATGTGAATGATTGGATTGTAAGCATAAATGAAGTAACCGATACGGCGCACCGCATCCGTGATTTGGTCGTGCAGGGCGAAACGGCTGCTGCTGCGGCTTTGCTGCCTGTAGAGTGTGAATATCCTTATATTAACTTGAGATAA
- a CDS encoding CopD family protein: MYLWLKSLHLFFMVAWFAGLFYLPRIYVNLAMAENKQEYARLLLMAQKLFKFMTPWGVGALLCGLAMPLVSGAWAGWVHAKITLGLLLAGYHVWCGVILRRFQNNHNQRSHRWFRVFNELPVFVLMAAVYLAVFKPF, translated from the coding sequence ATGTATTTATGGTTAAAAAGCCTACACCTGTTTTTTATGGTGGCGTGGTTTGCGGGATTGTTTTACCTGCCAAGAATTTATGTCAATCTGGCAATGGCGGAAAACAAACAGGAATACGCCCGTTTGCTATTGATGGCGCAAAAGCTGTTTAAGTTTATGACGCCTTGGGGCGTGGGGGCGTTGTTGTGCGGGCTGGCGATGCCGCTGGTGTCGGGGGCTTGGGCGGGCTGGGTGCACGCCAAAATCACCTTGGGCTTGCTGCTGGCGGGCTATCATGTGTGGTGCGGGGTGATTTTGCGCCGTTTTCAAAATAACCATAACCAGCGTTCGCACCGTTGGTTCCGCGTGTTTAACGAATTGCCCGTGTTTGTGCTGATGGCAGCGGTGTATTTGGCGGTGTTCAAACCGTTTTAA
- a CDS encoding YqaA family protein → METALLYSLGGLFVSAFTSATILPGTSEAVLAALLYAHPNSWLWAWLLAGWGNTLGSLVTYGMGRALPQRLNKIPPRAQTLLHRYGAWTLLLAWVPILGDALPLAAGCLRLPVWWCAAALAVGKFARYAVVVAGMLALA, encoded by the coding sequence ATGGAAACGGCATTATTGTACAGCTTGGGCGGATTGTTTGTGTCTGCCTTCACATCGGCCACCATTCTACCTGGAACGTCTGAAGCGGTGCTGGCAGCCTTGTTGTATGCCCACCCCAATAGCTGGCTGTGGGCGTGGCTGTTGGCGGGTTGGGGCAATACGCTCGGTTCGCTGGTCACTTACGGCATGGGACGCGCCCTGCCGCAGCGTTTGAATAAAATCCCGCCACGGGCGCAAACGCTGTTGCATCGTTACGGCGCATGGACTTTGCTGTTGGCGTGGGTGCCGATATTGGGCGATGCTTTGCCTTTGGCGGCAGGGTGTTTGCGTTTGCCTGTGTGGTGGTGCGCGGCGGCGTTGGCAGTGGGTAAGTTTGCCCGTTATGCCGTGGTGGTGGCGGGCATGCTTGCCCTTGCCTGA